From the Garra rufa chromosome 17, GarRuf1.0, whole genome shotgun sequence genome, one window contains:
- the anp32e gene encoding acidic leucine-rich nuclear phosphoprotein 32 family member E isoform X1, translating to MEMKKRISLELRNKTPAEVAELVVDNCRSSDGEIEGLTDEFKELEFLSMVNVGLTSLAKLPTLLKLRKLELSDNNISGSLETLAEKCANLTYLNLSGNKIKELSTLEALQNLKNLKSLDLFNCEITTLEDYRESIFELLPQVTYLDGFDAEDNEAPDSEVDDDDDDEDGEEGAGQLGEYEEEEEDEEGSEGGEVGLSYLMKEDIQDEEDDGDYVEEEEEEEEGEEDEAEVRGEKRKREAEDEGEDDDEDDD from the exons GTAGCAGAGTTGGTGGTGGATAACTGCCGCTCAAGTGACGGTGAGATTGAAGGCCTGACAGATGAGTTTAAGGAACTGGAGTTCCTCAGCATGGTCAACGTGGGTCTCACCTCCCTGGCCAAACTACCCACACTGCTAAAATTGAGGAAG TTGGAGCTGAGTGATAATAACATCTCAGGGTCACTGGAGACACTCGCAGAGAAATGCGCCAACCTGACTTACCTTAATTTGAGTGGCAACAAGATCAAAGAACTCAGCACACTGGAGGCCCTG CAAAACCTAAAGAACCTGAAAAGTTTGGACCTGTTCAATTGTGAGATCACCACGTTGGAGGACTACAGGGAAAGCATCTTCGAACTGCTGCCTCAGGTCACATACCTGGATGGCTTTGATGCAGAAGACAACGAAGCTCCAGACTCTGAGGTTGATGATGATG ATGATGATGAGGATGGGGAGGAAGGAGCAGGGCAGTTGGGAGAAtacgaggaagaggaggaggatgaggaaggCTCAGAGGGTGGAGAAGTTGGGCTGTCCTACCTAATGAAAGAGGACATTCAG GATGAAGAAGATGATGGCGACTATgtagaagaggaagaggaggaggaagagggagAGG AAGATGAGGCCGAAGTTCGAGGAGAGAAGCGAAAGAGGGAAGCAGAAGACGAGGGCGAAGATGACGATGAGGACGACGACTAA
- the anp32e gene encoding acidic leucine-rich nuclear phosphoprotein 32 family member E isoform X2 has translation MEMKKRISLELRNKTPAEVAELVVDNCRSSDGEIEGLTDEFKELEFLSMVNVGLTSLAKLPTLLKLRKLELSDNNISGSLETLAEKCANLTYLNLSGNKIKELSTLEALQNLKNLKSLDLFNCEITTLEDYRESIFELLPQVTYLDGFDAEDNEAPDSEVDDDDDDEDGEEGAGQLGEYEEEEEDEEGSEGGEVGLSYLMKEDIQDEEDDGDYVEEEEEEEEGEDEAEVRGEKRKREAEDEGEDDDEDDD, from the exons GTAGCAGAGTTGGTGGTGGATAACTGCCGCTCAAGTGACGGTGAGATTGAAGGCCTGACAGATGAGTTTAAGGAACTGGAGTTCCTCAGCATGGTCAACGTGGGTCTCACCTCCCTGGCCAAACTACCCACACTGCTAAAATTGAGGAAG TTGGAGCTGAGTGATAATAACATCTCAGGGTCACTGGAGACACTCGCAGAGAAATGCGCCAACCTGACTTACCTTAATTTGAGTGGCAACAAGATCAAAGAACTCAGCACACTGGAGGCCCTG CAAAACCTAAAGAACCTGAAAAGTTTGGACCTGTTCAATTGTGAGATCACCACGTTGGAGGACTACAGGGAAAGCATCTTCGAACTGCTGCCTCAGGTCACATACCTGGATGGCTTTGATGCAGAAGACAACGAAGCTCCAGACTCTGAGGTTGATGATGATG ATGATGATGAGGATGGGGAGGAAGGAGCAGGGCAGTTGGGAGAAtacgaggaagaggaggaggatgaggaaggCTCAGAGGGTGGAGAAGTTGGGCTGTCCTACCTAATGAAAGAGGACATTCAG GATGAAGAAGATGATGGCGACTATgtagaagaggaagaggaggaggaagagggagAGG ATGAGGCCGAAGTTCGAGGAGAGAAGCGAAAGAGGGAAGCAGAAGACGAGGGCGAAGATGACGATGAGGACGACGACTAA